A stretch of DNA from Bacillota bacterium:
GCCACAACGGCAGGAAGGGCAAAGGCCGTCAGGCCTAGAGCCAGCCCCGCCCTGACCTGGACGGGCATGTAGCGCCCCCCAAAGGCAGGTGCCAGGAAGAAAACACCCAAGCTCCTCATGAAGAGGAGGAAGAACAGCCCGCCATGGGAGGTTATGCCACTGAGTTCCCACATGTTGTACCTCCGTTACCGCATGAGTCCCGGCAGCATCAGGAACACCCTGCTGGTGAAGTCCAGCATCACCGTGAGCATCCATGGGCCGAAGAGTGCCAGCGCCGCCATGACGGCTATGATCTTGGGGGCGAAGGCCAGGGTTTGCTCATGGATCTGCGTGGTGGCCTGGAAGATGCTGATCACCAGTCCTGTCAGGAGCGCCAGTGCCATTGCAGGCAAGGCCACCAGCACGGTGGTCACCAGCGCATCACGGCCCAGGGAGATGATGAAGTCCTCTGTCACTGGATTCCCTCCTACCTGACGCTCATCACCAGGGATCGAACCACAAGATGCCACCCGTCCACCAGCACAAAGAGCAGTATTTTCAGGGGCAAGGATACCATCATGGGGGGAAGCATCAG
This window harbors:
- the fliQ gene encoding flagellar biosynthesis protein FliQ — protein: MTEDFIISLGRDALVTTVLVALPAMALALLTGLVISIFQATTQIHEQTLAFAPKIIAVMAALALFGPWMLTVMLDFTSRVFLMLPGLMR